From Elephas maximus indicus isolate mEleMax1 chromosome 1, mEleMax1 primary haplotype, whole genome shotgun sequence, a single genomic window includes:
- the LOC126080385 gene encoding triggering receptor expressed on myeloid cells 1-like, whose translation MASRQRVQKLDRMGRTGLWRWPWLLLLLLYVSEFQAVTIMEEKVCLIEGNNLTEICPYNIMKYASSLKAWQRVRSQGPPETLVRTETRNTEVNRAQMGRYLLEDFPTEAVVKVTMVGLQKQDEGLYQCVIDLSPQDPVILHDRIRLVHCDDPSGTAGLDKNSIQTLKETTTLALTTTTTLRTPLPKLRTMTQPLPTSTAIVSSKGLKVNFTNVGDVTRVSVFSIIVPVLCGILSKSLVFTVLLFVTQRSAAR comes from the exons ATGGCCAGCAGACAGAGGGTCCAGAAGTTGGATAGAATGGGAAGAACAGGGCTCTGGAGGTGGccatggctgctgctgctgctgctctatGTCTCAG AGTTCCAAGCAGTAACCATTATGGAGGAGAAAGTGTGCCTAATagaaggaaacaacctaactgAGATCTGTCCTTACAACATCATGAAGTATGCCTCCAGCCTGAAGGCCTGGCAGAGGGTGAGAAGCCAAGGCCCTCCTGAGACACTCGTGCGCACGGAGACCAGAAACACAGAAGTAAACCGAGCCCAGATGGGGAGGTACCTGCTGGAGGATTTTCCCACGGAAGCTGTAGTGAAGGTCACCATGGTAGGGCTGCAGAAGCAGGACGAGGGGCTGTACCAGTGTGTGATCGACCTCTCTCCGCAGGATCCCGTCATCCTGCATGATCGGATTCGGCTGGTTCACTGTGATG ATCCTTCAGGTACTGCTGGTTTGGACAAGAATTCCATCCAGACTTTAAAGGAGACAACCACCCTTGCTTTGACCACAACCACAACTCTGAGAACGCCCCTTCCCAAGCTCAGGACTATGACCCAACCACTGCCCACATCAACTGCCATCGTCTCCTCTAAGGGTCTCAAAGTCAACTTCACAAATGTGGGGGATGTCACCAG GGTCTCCGTGTTCAGCATTATCGTTCCTGTGCTGTGTGGAATCCTGAGCAAGAGTCTGGTCTTCACTGTCCTGCTTTTTGTCACACAGAGGTCAGCTGCAAGATAG